A portion of the Meleagris gallopavo isolate NT-WF06-2002-E0010 breed Aviagen turkey brand Nicholas breeding stock chromosome 16, Turkey_5.1, whole genome shotgun sequence genome contains these proteins:
- the ZNF598 gene encoding E3 ubiquitin-protein ligase ZNF598, which produces MRGRRNAARGEELLRWARDRREVEMKSKRRPGGGGSPPPADKSCVFTLAASRAAQMAAGLKIPEGLRVVFGRKLTSFSTIALNKLQHEKKYDIYFMDGEVYALYRKLLQHECFLCPDLKPFNTFADLEQHMRKQHELFCCKLCVKHLKIFTYERKWYTRKDLARHRIHGDPDDTSHRGHPLCKFCDERYLDNDELLKHLRRDHYFCHFCDSDGAQEYYSDYEYLREHFREKHFLCEEGRCSTEQFTHAFRTEIDYKAHKTACHSKNRAEARQNRQIDLQFNYAPRHQRRNEGVIGGEDYEEVDRYNRQGRSGRLGGRGSQQNRRGSWRYKREEEDRDVAAAVRASVAAKRQEEKKRGEDKEDSSSRGKKEDLRDSEVPSSKRVPKSSSEATEAAANGALSQDDFPAIGSAAGPLQGSAQLAAVKLKEDFPSLSSSAAPAVSSGMSLTYTATAKKTAFQEEDFPALVSKMRPNNKTVTNITSAWNSGSGKNVVKAISNPCINQIAKKSYSLNSTKGNKKSNKLSQSDDEDGSSGLTTQEIRNTPTMFDVSSLLAASTSQTFTKVSKKKRMGVEKQRPSSPHLLQETSLPRSCIEKLPEAERTSNAASALHASDRSAAVVNGHSEKSLAICSTPKEPPGLKKPTVMNQCPLPQEDFPALGSSGSARMPPPPGFNTVVLLKNPPPPPGLSVPVSKPPPGFAVIPSTSISEPVTTSLNEAKSSQGTYLIPENFQQRNIQLIQSIKEFLQSDESKFNKFKTHSGQFRQGLISAAEYYKSCRELLGDNFKKIFNELLVLLPDTVKQQELLSAHNDFKIKEKQSSNKSKKNKKNVWQTDSNSDLDCCICPTCKQVLTQQDIVTHKALHIEDEEFPSLQAISRIIS; this is translated from the exons ATGCGGGGAAGAAGGAATGCTGCGAGAGGAGAGGAGCTGCTGCGTTGGGCGAGAGATCGCAGAGAGGTGGAGATGAAGTCAAAGCGGCGCCCCGGAGGAGGGGGTTCGCCGCCTCCCGCTGACAAAAGCTGCGTTTTTACCTTGGCGGCTTCTCGTGCCGCTCAAATGGCAGCGGGACTGAAGATCCCTGAAGGTCTCCGA GTTGTCTTTGGGCGGAAGCTTACATCTTTCTCGACAATAGCACTTAACAAGTTGCAGCATGAGAAGAAGTATGACATTTATTTTATGGATGGAGAAGTTTATGCGCTCTACAG gaagctgctgcagcatgaATGCTTTTTATGTCCAGATTTGAAGCCATTCAATACCTTTGCAGATCTGGAACAGCACATGAGAAAGCAGCATGAGCTCTTCTGTTGCAAACTCTGTGTTAAACACTTGAAG ATTTTTACATATGAAAGGAAATGGTACACTCGTAAGGACCTTGCTCGCCATCGAATCCACGGAGATCCAGATGACACCTCTCATCGTGGGCATCCCCTGTGCAAATTCTGTGACGAGCGTTATTTGGATAATGATGAGCTGCTGAAACATCTGAGACGAGATCACTATTTTTGTCACTTCTGTGACTCTGATGGTGCTCAGGAGTACTACAG cgATTACGAATACCTTCGCGAACACTTCCGTGAGAAGCATTTCCTTTGTGAAGAGGGACGGTGCAGTACAGAGCAGTTTACCCACGCTTTCCGCACTGAAATAGATTACAAAGCACATAAAACAGCCTGCCACAGCAAGAACAGGGCTGAGGCCAGGCAGAACCGGCAGATAGATCTTCAGTTTAATTATGCTCCTCGGCACCAGAGGAGAAATGAGG GTGTTATAGGCGGAGAGGACTATGAAGAAGTTGACAGGTACAACAGGCAAGGGAGGTCAGGCAGATTGGGTGGCCGAGGaagtcagcagaacagaagagGCAGCTGGAGATACAAGAG GGAAGAAGAAGACAGAGACGTTGCAGCAGCAGTCAGGGCATCTGTAGCTGCTAAACGACAAGAAGAGAAGAAACGGGGAGAAGACAAAGAGGACAGCAGCAGTAGAGGTAAAAAGGAGGACTTGAGGGATTCGGAAGTACCCAGCTCCAAACGTGTGCCAAAGTCTTCAAGTGAAGCTACAG AAGCAGCTGCTAATGGTGCTTTAAGCCAAGATGACTTTCCAGCAATTGGTTCTGCAGCAGGACCTCTACAAGG CTCTGCTCAGCTAGCAGCAGTTAAGCTTAAAGAAGATTTCCCCAGCTTGTCATCCTCTGCAGCACCCGCTGTCTCTTCTGGGATGTCTTTGACGTATACAGCgactgcaaagaaaacagcttttcaagAGGAGGATTTTCCAGCTCTGGTGTCCAAAATGAGGCCTAACAATAAAACAGTAACTAACATCACATCTGCATGGAACAGTGGTTCCGGTAAAAACGTGGTCAAAGCCATTAGCAACCCTTGCATAAATCAGATAGCCAAAAAATCATACTCCTTGAATAGCACTAAAGGAAATAAGAAGAGCAATAAACTCTCTCAGTCAGATGATGAAGACGGCAGTAGTGGCTTGACAACCCAGGAGATAAGGAACACACCAACAATGTTTGATGTGTCATCCTTGCTGGCAGCTTCTACCTCACAAACTTTCACAAAAGTgagcaagaaaaagagaatgggGGTTGAGAAGCAGAGACCATCATCCCCACACCTGTTACAGGAGACATCATTGCCCAGGTCTTGTATTGAAAAGCTGCCAGAAGCAGAGCGGACATcaaatgctgcttctgctcttcATGCCTCTGACAGATCTGCAGCTGTTGTGAATGGTCATTCAGAAAAATCATTAGCAATCTGTAGTACACCCAAAGAGCCCCCTGGCCTTAAAAAGCCCACAGTGATGAACCAATGCCCTTTACCTCAGGAAGACTTCCCAGCTCTTGGGAGCTCAGGATCAGCTCGAATGCCACCGCCACCGG gCTTTAACACTGTGGTGCTATTAAAGaatcctcctccacctccaggACTGTCAGTGCCTGTTAGTAAACCCCCACCAGGTTTTGCTGTTATTCCATCCACCAGTATCTCTGAACCTGTCACTACATCTTTGAATGA GGCAAAATCCAGCCAAGGGACATACTTGATACCTGAAAACTTTCAGCAAAGGAACATTCAGCTAATACAATCCATTAAAGAATTCCTCCAAAGTGATGAGTCCAAGTTCAATAAATTTAAAACTCATTCTGGGCAATTCAGACAG gGTCTGATTTCTGCAGCAGAGTATTACAAAAGTTGCCGAGAACTGCTTGGAGataatttcaagaaaattttTAACGAGTTGCTGGTGTTGTTGCCAGACACAGTTAAGCAACAAGAACTGCTTTCTGCTCACAATGATTTCaaaatcaaagaaaagcaaagttcaaacaaatccaaaaagaacaagaagaatgTTTGGCAAACGGACTCCAACTCTGATCTCGACTGCTGCATCTGCCCAACATGTAAGCAAGTACTAACGCAGCAGGACATTGTCACTCATAAAGCTTTGCATATTGAGGATGAGGAGTTCCCTTCCTTACAAGCAATCAGTAGAATCATCAGTTAG
- the TBL3 gene encoding transducin beta-like protein 3, whose amino-acid sequence MATAAGSAVRFKSNYAVSRKIEPFYKGGRVQVSRDGKFMFCPCGTKLNVIDVETGALLHSLEQDDQEDITSFVLSPDDEILVTGSRALLLKQWNWRENKCVRTWKAVHIAPVATMVFDSTSTLLATGGCDSTIKIWDMIKQYCTHNLKGSSGVVHLVEFHPDISRLQLFSSSMDYKIRIWDLNSSKCVAVLDGHFSAVTSLAFTGDGNTFISSGRDKICMVWNLKTRESKRTVPIYESVEAAILLPEQGDFSQLGVKKQGLHFLTAGSKGVLKIWEVATAACVYTQPVPFEPVESEEEASEHSLTHCMLVPERNEIVTVSVEHNIVLYDAQTLQLRKQLAGYNDEVLDVKFLGPGDSHIVVATNSPQLKVFELSTSHCQILYGHSETILALDVFRKGLMFVSCAKDKSIRVWRMNKDGRVVCVAQGLGHAHGVGAVSCSRLKESFIVTSSQDCTIKIWNIPESLTSKAKAALISSPETLHAQVTERGHDKDINSVAVSPNDKLIATGSQDRLAKLWSCSDCSLLGVFTGHKRGIWCVQFSPVDQILATSSADGTLKLWGLQDFSCLKTFEGHDASVLKIIFVSRGTQLLSGGSDGLLKLWTIKTNECVKTLDGHEDKIWGLHSNKQDDMVVTASSDSSITLWKDVTEIEQEEAQAKREEQIMKEQELSNLLHEKRYLKALGLAISLDRPHTVLMVVKAILKESDGRKRLEENIARLRKDQKEAVLTFLVTWNTNSRNCHEAQAVIETLLKHEAPDNLLQYSGIKSAVESLLPYTERHFQRLSRLLQASMFIDFMWQNMKLSDVSHQEDVIL is encoded by the exons ATGGCCACGGCGGCGGGCAGCGCGGTGCGCTTCAAGAGCAA ttATGCTGTGTCGAGGAAAATCGAGCCTTTCTACAAAGGAGGGCGAGTGCAG GTTAGCCGGGATGGGAAGTTCATGTTCTGCCCCTGTGGGACCAAGTTGAACGTGATCGATGTTGAGACGGGAGCTCTGCTGCACAGCCTTGAGCAG GATGACCAAGAGGACATCACTTCGTTTGTTCTCAGCCCTGATGATGAG ATTCTTGTGACAGGAAGCCGAGCCCTGCTGCTGAAGCAGTGGAATTGGCGAGAGAACAAGTGTGTGCGCACGTGGAAGGCAGTGCACATAGCACCAGTGGCTACCATGGTCTTTGACTCTACTTCAACGCTGTTAGCCACAG GTGGCTGTGACAGCACTATTAAGATCTGGGATATGATCAAGCAGTATTGCACACACAACCTGAAAGGATCTTCAGGAGTTGTACA CCTCGTTGAGTTCCACCCTGATATCTCCCGTCTGCAACTCTTCTCCTCTTCAATGGACTACAAAATCCGAATTTGGGATCTGAATTCCAGCAagtgtgtggctgtgctggatggCCACTTCAGTGCTGTCACCTCCCTGGCATTCACTGGAGATGGAAACACATTCattag TTCTGGCCGTGATAAAATCTGCATGGTATGGAACCTGAAAACCAGAGAAAGTAAACGAACCGTCCCTATCTATGAg AGCGTGGAAGCTGCCATCTTGCTGCCTGAACAAGGAGATTTCTCTCAGCTGGGTGTGAAGAAACAAGGGCTGCACTTTCTCACGGCTGGCAGCAAAG GGGTCCTGAAAATCTGGGAAGTTGCTACAGCTGCTTGTGTGTACACCCAGCCTGTGCCCTTTGAGCCTGTGGAGTCAGAGGAGGAGGCCAGTGAGCACAGCCTGACCCACTGCATGCTTGTGCCTGAGAGAAATGAGATAGTTACAGTGTCTGTGGAGCACAACATTGTTTTATATGATGCACAAACTCTTCAGCTCAGGAAGCAG CTTGCGGGTTACAACGATGAGGTTCTGGATGTGAAGTTCCTCGGGCCTGGTGATTCTCACATTGTTGTGGCTACCAACAGCCCTCAACTGAAAGTGTTCGAACTGTCAACATCACACTGCCAGATCCTCTATGGCCActcag AAACAATTCTTGCTTTGGATGTCTTCAGGAAAGGCCTGATGTTTGTAAGCTGTGCCAAG GACAAAAGCATTCGAGTCTGGCGGATGAATAAAGATGGAAGGGTGGTCTGTGTGGCCCAAGGGTTGGGTCATGCTCATGGGGTAGGCGCTGTCTCTTGCTCAAG GTTGAAAGAAAGCTTTATAGTGACCAGCAGCCAGGACTGCACAATAAAAATATGGAATATCCCAGAATCTCTCActtccaaagcaaaagcagcctTGATCTCCAGCCCAGAAACCCTTCATGCACAAGTGACTGAGAGAGGTCATGACAAG GACATAAACAGTGTGGCAGTTTCTCCAAACGACAAGCTCATTGCCACGGGCTCGCAGGATCGGCTGGCCAAGCTGTGGTCCTGTTCTGATTGCTCTTTGCTGGGTGTCTTCACTGGACATAAGCGTGGAATCTGGTGTGTGCAATTCTCTCCAGTGGATCAGATTTTGGCCACCTCTTCAGCAGATGGAACCCTAAAGCTTTGGGGTCTTCAGGACTTCAGTTGTTTGAAG acCTTTGAAGGTCATGATGCCTCTgtactgaaaatcatttttgtaAGCCGAGGAACACAGCTGCTCAGTGG tGGTTCTGATGGTCTCTTAAAACTCTGgacaattaaaacaaatgagTGTGTAAAAACATTAGATGGCCATGAAGATAAAATTTGGGGTCTTCACTCTAACAAGCAAGACGACATGGTTGTGACAGCATCCAGTGACTCTTCTATCACACTATGGAAG GATGTCACTGAAATTGAACAGGAAGAGGCACAAGCTAAACGGGAGGAGCAGATTATGAA AGAACAAGAGCTTTCTAACCTGCTTCATGAGAAAAGATACCTCAAAGCATTAGGTTTGGCAATCTCTCTGGATCGTCCGCACACAGTGTTGATGGTCGTTAAGG cCATCCTCAAGGAGAGCGATGGGAGAAAGCGCTTGGAAGAGAACATTGCTCGGTTGCGGAAGGATCAGAAAG AGGCAGTGTTAACATTCTTGGTGACATGGAATACGAACTCTCGAAACTGCCATGAGGCTCAAGCTGTCATTGAAACCCTCCTGAAGCATGAAGCACCAGACAACCTCCTGCAGTACTCGGGCATTAAATCTGCTGTGGAGTCCCTGCTGCCTTACACTG agcGCCACTTTCAGAGGCTGAGCCGCCTGCTGCAGGCCTCCATGTTCATTGACTTCATGTGGCAAAACATGAAGCTGTCCGACGTGTCACATCAGGAGGATGTGATTTTGTGA